From one Nerophis ophidion isolate RoL-2023_Sa unplaced genomic scaffold, RoL_Noph_v1.0 HiC_scaffold_38, whole genome shotgun sequence genomic stretch:
- the LOC133546717 gene encoding gastrula zinc finger protein XlCGF17.1-like isoform X2, which produces MYHMMSHSSDHSDHIQKPLESKNYFKGDTRHHTNNKHFDCSECGKSFRLKTDFTRHMRIHTGEKPFTCSVCKKSFSTKQHMTTHMRTHTGEKPFTCSVCKKSFSIKPAMTRHMRTHTGEKPFTCSVCKKSFSRKYNMSSHMRTHTGEKLLSTSVCKKRFSTTQHMITHMRTHTGEKPFTCSVCKKCFSRKPDTSTHMRTHTGEKPFTCSVCKKSFSTKSNMSSHMRTHTGGKPFTCPVCKKHFSTNLVMTRHMRTHTGEKPFSCTVCDKMFRHKCQDSKHKCVTVMEAAGI; this is translated from the coding sequence atgtaccacatgatgtcacactcttctgatcacagtgaccacatccaaaaacctttggagagtaaaaattactttaaaggtgatacaagacatcacactaacaacaaacactttgactgctctgaatgtgggaaatcatttagactgAAGACTGATTTtacaagacacatgagaatacatactggagagaaaccttttacttgctctgtttgtaaaaaaagtttctccacaaagcaacacatgaccacacacatgagaacacacactggagagaaaccttttacttgctctgtttgtaagaagagtttctccattaagcctgccatgaccagacacatgagaacacacactggagagaaaccgtttacttgctctgtttgtaagaagagtttctccagaaagtataacatgtcctcacacatgagaacacatactggagagaaactttTGTCTacctctgtttgtaagaagcgtttctccacaacgcaacatatgatcacacacatgagaacacatactggagagaaaccttttacttgctctgtttgtaagaagtgtttctccagaaagcctgacacctccacacacatgagaacacacactggagagaaaccttttacttgctctgtttgtaagaagagtttctccacaaagtctaacatgtcctcacacatgagaacacatactggagggaaaccttttacttgccctgtttgtaagaagcatttctccacaaatcttgtcatgaccagacacatgagaacacacactggagagaaaccatttagttgcactgtgtgtgataaGATGTTCCGGCATAAGTGTCAggacagtaaacacaagtgtgtaacagtcatggaagctgcagggatttaa